The sequence cgtaaataatttcactggactattaattattgaaaataatataaatattattattagtaacgttataataatacatatattattattttatcgacacgaattgcacgttgccttatcctaaatttttaatctttatttcgatatgtgttgaatgatttcattaaacaatgatatttattaaatgtgatgattgcgttttgggaaatatggctttcgtagaacatgccacctggtggGTTGCATCAGACTGCAGCGCAGAATGATCCCtggatataaggttattatggattagtttgccctgatcgagcattgctctctgggctgagttcagttgattgccggagttaaggtccctgatcgagcttgctctctgggcgccggcttatttggaattcaagtgttcaggatggaggtaaggaccctaatcgagcttgctctctgggcgccagtcttattggattaagagagccaaaatggtcatagaatttggggttagggttctcaccgagccactcgtcccgtaaaagtaaaaatatatttttatttattcatttattaatttattgtggtatgattataatatggattgtatttacgtgcatggttgatattttgattcgaatgattaatattttatgtcaaggaaatagtagggtatgattatagtatggtttgatatactgatttgaataatctatgttttctgagaagaagcaatagtccctagattatttgattttaactcactctcgagactgacagtctcatttttactgttttttttttcagattcgtgactgttagtcctctcgcgactcttattcagtaacccgactccttcatcatcgggtgaagtatttgatttggtatgtaaattggtaaatcttagattctccgcagtagtaatagtagatgtatcagttgtaaattttctgagcttcgggtctcgcctagtttttctggcagaccgaagtatttatgtagaatgtagctattaagataatttgtggttttaataatattaatttgagatgagatttgtttaagtcagtgagtgtcaggcttactacgggtttcggtggccttacgcctacccattccctagtgccggtcacgggcccacgggtggggtcgtgacatatataataataatcatagtctaacaaaatcattcaacacatatcaaaataaagatttagaaaTTCGAGGAAAGAAAACATGCAATTTGTATgtggaaataataataatgattgtattaatataacattaactatcaaaataaagatataatattactgctcataatattgaaattgtcctcaataattaataattaattaaattatttatattgcgatactaataatcattttaaacataatttctaaagtagcatattaatttagacttgGCAATAGTGCAGAGATtatgtgactttaactcacagttctaaCGCGTTCTGCAGTTCGCTCCTACGCCTTGGATGGAGCTGGCGGGAAGGCCGGATTAGATTAGACTCTTAGATTAGActgcctaaaattaatttagactcaAGAAATCTGTCGAAAATTCAGTAGAACTTCCCCTAAATTACGAACATTTACCTGCCGTAAAACGGGTCAAGAACCTGCCAAAGACACATCAAATATGTTGGAATTAAATAACAGGAGCTGGGCCACAAGAATTGCATTATTATTTTCCCGACTACACAACACCAcaacacaattaattaaattcaaattatttttaaactagccatcacaagcaattaatagccacaataattttctaacattacaaaataatttttagagtctaaataaaattataccgagtcgaaattgtaatatttcgCGCTTCCGGAAAACACCGGGTGTCGGAATTCGAATCCGAAAGTGCCTACACAAAGCTCGAGTTGCAGGGAGACCAAAAGTACAAGAATTTCAGCCGAAAAACCGACGGGCCGAAAAAGTGCTGCTCTAGCGACACTTCCTGAGGCTGCCGGAGAGGATTTGCCGGTGGGGAGAGTCGTTTCCAGAGTTTTCGAGGGGTGGGGAGTCCGTTTTCGGCGTTGGTTTGCTGAAAAGATGCCGGCAAGAGGCCGAACGACGATGACAGTCCCTTACTCTTCGGTCGGGTGAGCAGTAGAAGGGAAAGAGAGCTGGTGGCGGCGGCGATGGCTCCAACAGGAGAAGCGGTGAAGGAGGGGAAACAGCCGGCGAGGGGGAGGGAAGGGGGAGGAagagagaaaggaaaggaGGGAGAGGGGgaaaggagagagagaagagagaggGAAAGGGGaggggaaagaaaaagaaggagaaaaataaattctctttttcattttttaattttatttttttattattatttttaaaaaaaatactggATATTACATTCTACCCCcttagaaaaaaattcaacCTCGACTTTTTAAAACACGACTCACTTTAGGATTGAAATAAATGAGGGTAGAGACTCCTCATTTCCAGCTCGGTCTCCCAGGTACATTCTTCAAACGAATGATTCCGCCACAACACCTTAACCATTGGAATAACCTTAGAGCGCAGTTGGCGAACTTGAGTATCCACGATCATGACTGGCTGCTCCTCATAAGTCAGATCTTCGCTTACTTCCACATATTGAGGTTGCAACACATGCGAAGGGTCCGAAATATACTTCCTTAACATCGATATGTGGAATACCGGATGCACGTGCGAGAAATTCGGCGGCAAGTCCAGCTTGTATGCCACCTCCCCAATTCTGTCAACAATCTCAAAGGGTCCCACATAACGAGGGGCCAATTTTCCCTTCTTGCCAAACCGCATCACACCACGCATAGAAGACACCTTCAAGAACACATATTCCTGACAGTGAATTCCACGTGCTTCCATTTCGGATCCGCATAACTTTTCTGCCTACTAAAAGCTCTCTTCAGCCGCTCgcagacaaatataccccttttacgggattgttttctcatattatgaaattaacccatttaaggggttgttttctaatactcacaaatataccaaacttacggggttattttctccgattgataaatatccccgtattatggggttgttttctcatattaaaaaatttaccctttctacgaggctgttttctcagacttgcaactacactacttttataggattattttcttatattcataaatatacatgttttacgggattattttcttatattgacaatatAGCAtttttgcggggttattttcttatattgactaatatacttcttttacggggttgttttctcatattaaaaaatttaacccttctacgaggctgttttcttatattaaaaaatttattcgttctatgaggctgtttttttaaacttgcaattacacttcttttacggtgttgttatctcagattcataaatatatacgttttactgggttattttcttatattgagaaatataaaacttttatggggtcgttttctcatactaaattattagcattattatggggtcgttttctcaacttcataaatatacacgttttacggggttattttcttatattgacaaatatactgcttttacagggttgttttctcatattataaaagtaacccatttaaagggttgttttctcaaactcacaaatataccaaaattacagagttattttctccagtTGATAAATacccccgtattacagggttgttttctcatattgaaaaatttaccccttctacgaggctgttttcttatactcgcaattacactacttttacgggtttgttttcttatattcataaatatacacattttatgggattattttcttatattgataaatatacaacttttacggggttattttcttatattgataaatataccccttttacggggttgttttctcatattataaaagtaacacatttaaggggttattttctcatactcacaaatatatcaaaattacggggttattttctccgattgataaatatccccatattacggggttgttttctcatattaaaaaatttatccgttctacgaggctgtttttttaaacttgcaattacacttcttttatggtgttgttatctcagattcttaaatatatacgttttactgggttattttcttatattgagaaatataccacttttacggggtcgttttctcatactaaattattagcactattatgaggttattttctcaacttcataaatatacacgttttacggggttattttcttatattgacaaatataccgcttttacggggttgttttctcatattataaaagtaacccatttaaggggttgttttctcatactcacaaatataccaaaattacgaagttattttctccgattgataaatatccccgtattaccgggttgttttctcatattaaaaaatattcccctactacaaggctgttttctcatattcgcaattacactactattatggggatgttttttcaaattcataaacatacacattttatggagttattttcttatgtcgataaatataccccttttacggggttgttttgtcatattataaaattaacccatttaagggttgttttctcatactcacaattatgtcataattacggggttatttcctcagattcataaatatccccgtattacggggttgttttcatatattaaaaaatttacctattctgcgaggttgtttttccatattaaaaaatttatccgttctacgaggctgtttccttagactcgtaattacactacttttacgggttgttttctcagattcataaatatacacgttttacggggttatatttttatattgataaatataccacttttacggggtcatcttctcatactaaattattagcactgttatggtgttgttttctcaaattcataaatatacaagttttacagggctattttcttatattgacaaatataccccttttacggggttgttttctcatattataaaattaatccatttaaggggttgttttctcatactcacaaaaatgtcaaaattacggggttattttcttcgattgataaatatccccgtattacggggttgttttctaatatttataattatacccctcttacggggttgttttctcatattaaaaaatttaccccttctacgaggctgttttctcagattcgcaattacactatttttacgaggttgttttctcagattcataaatatatacgttttacgaggttattttcatatattgagaaatataccattttttcggggtcattttctcatataaaattatttgcactattatgggtttgtttttcaaatttataaatatacatgttttacgaggttattttcttatatggacaaatataccccttttacggggttgttttctcatattataaaattaaatatacccctcttacagggttgttttctcttattaaaaacttgactcttctacgaggctgttttgtcagactcgcaattacactacttttaccggattattttctcatattcataaatatacacgttttacgaggttattttcttatattgataaatataccatttttacggtgtcgtttactcatattaaattattagcactattatggggttgttttctcaaaatcataaatatacgcgttttacggggttattttcttatattgatagatctaccccatttacggagttgttttctcatattataaaattaacccatttaaggggtggttttctcatactcataaatataccaaaattatggtttttttttttcgattgataaatatccctgtatggggttattttctcatattaaaaaatttattctttccacgaggctgttttctcatattaaaaaatttaccacttctacgaggctgttttctcagaatcgcaattacactacttttacggaattattttctcagattcataaatatacacgtttacggggttattttcttatatttataaatatacgacttttacggggtcattttcttaaattcataaatttacacgttatacggaattttttcttatactgataaatataccccttttacagggttattttctcatattataaaattaacccatttaagtagTTGTATTCttgtactcacaaatatactaaaattacgacgttattttctctgagtgataaatatccccgtattgcGGGgatgttatctaatatttaaaaggggttgttttctgagattgataaatatacatgttttacggggttattttcttatattgagaaaaataCTCCTTTTTATgagttcttttctcttattataaaactaacacatttaaggggttgttttctcatactcacaattataccacaattacgaggttattttgtCCGATTTATATGcctgtattacagggttgttttcacatataaaaagatttacccctcctacgagtttattttcttatattaaaatatttacctgTTCTACGAGtatgttttcttagattcgcaattacattacttttacggggttgttttctcagattcataaatatacacgttttacggaatttttcttatatgataaataaaccacttttatggggttattttcttatactgacaaatatattccttttacggggttataaaattaacccattcaaggggttgtgtcacgaccccacccgtgggcccgtgaccggcactagggaatgggtaggcttaaggccaccgaaacccgtagtaagcctgacactcactgatttaaacaaatctcatctcaaattaatattattaaaaccacaaattatcttaaatgctacactctacataaatacttcggtctgccagataaactaggcgagacctgaaactcaaaaatttacaactgatacatctactattactactgcggagaatccaagatttaccaatttacataccaaatcaaatacatcacccgatgatgaaggagtcgggttaccgaataagagtcatggagaactaacagtcgaatcaaaaatataaatggagactgtccctagagtgagttaaaattaaataatctagggactattgcttcttctcggaaaacatagattattcaaatcagtatatcaaaccatactataatcataccctactatttccttcacataaaatattaatcaaccatgcacgtaaatacaatccatattataatcataccacaataaattaataaatgaataaataaaaaaatatatatttacttttacgggacgagtggctcggtagaaccctaaaccccaaaatctagtagccattcggctctcttaatccaataagactggcgccccgagagcaatgctcgaccagggaccttacctccaccggtcacttaaatatccaaataagaaatctagtagccattcggctctcttaatccaataagactggcgccccgagagcaatgctcgaccagggaccttacctccagtctggtcacttaaatatccaaataagaaatctagtagccattcggctctcttaatccaataagactggcgccccgagagcaatgctcgaccagggaccttacctccagtctggtcacttgaattccaaataagccggcctagagagcatcgctcgatcagggaccttaactccggcaatcaactgaactcagcccagagagcaatgctcgatcagggcaaacaaatccataataaccttatgtccatgatcattaatGGCAGACGCCgtcccgatgtaacccatcaaagcatgttctacaagccacatttcccaattcgcaatcatcacatataataaatatcattatctgatgaactcaaccaacacgtatcgaaataaagattaaagatttaaggtaaaacaacgtgcaatttgtgaggggaaaaataataacgcttatcttattataacatactaataataatatttatattatttcaaatattaataatcaagtgaaatcatttatcttgcgatactaataatcatattaagcacaaattctaaatagtatattaaaatcggactagcaatagcgaaagattaaatgactttaactcacgtagtttggcgacctcctagctcgccccggtaggagcgagcccaatgacagatcatctaatcacggaaaacaatttatcaataccgagacaatccatcattaatcctaggtctagactcctgactgtctaagaatctcgactcggagaattctaccgaaaatcccagaacctccctacaacacgaacactACCCCCCGTGAAAACGGGTCCAGACCCgccggaaaaacactccaaatatccaacaatttaaataacgggagtcgggtccccaaacttcactatttccgactcgccacacaaagacaaaatacgactatggcaggccaactgacagacaaatatttttgactcacaaaaatcattaaatactcaatataaaccattagacacaattaaaccaagaattccaaaattaacgggccaaagataattaccgagacgctttgGCCGGCCGACTCGCCTCCAccacggagtccgatcgacgatccgaacacaccatcggactcacaacgacgcgctgaagACGATCCCCActtccgatttttcgatctgacacccgatcatccagagagatttgcggacaaTCTCGActgtcgattcgcaaacgaagcccgatcgccacgaaaccagtgccatcgcgaagcttgagccgaggagagtcgggatacgcctccgatcgtccatcctccggccggatctcgccggaaaaacccaaaaCACTACCGCCTCCACTTCacggaactctctcctccgtaccaccaaaaccgacgccgctaccgccaaaaggaagctctctccaaagggagccgatcgccaccaagatcgggAACAAATGGAACGACGCCGAAGTCGCCACACGTCGGGCGATTCCGCCGCCGACGCCACCGCCTCTACCGCCACCATCGTGTTTCGCCGCTGCTGCCTCCTTTCGACGCCAACACCGCCTCACTGGCCTCCAGCGTCCGTCCACCATGGACGCCGACGcctctctctcctccctttcttcttcttccttctttcttttctctctccccgattccatttctttcaatatcgacatttgaccctgaacttttcctttattgcaatttggtccctcaactttcttaattacttacaatttcatccagaattccaatttgaccccaaacttctttttagcctttcaattaagcccctaactatttaatttgggccaaaaccgaaccgaaatacacaattacacaaatacccctgaccgacatatttatttacaaaataccaaactcacaaatttccattaaaaccccataaaataaaattatacttttaatccttattccaaaataatcctccaattaaatcctatacacaattaaattaaataatcaatttccaacttaaaatttaatactactaatcaattataataccaattttcccaaaattcttttataaaaacatcctttataatttcttccaaaattttccaatatataattttatttatataaatatgcatttggaaaatttgaataaccaaaatataatcatttctcaaatagtttacttgaataaaaataaagctaaaattaacttaaataaaaactcactattaaatatatattaaaaaaaaaattccgggtgttacagttgttttctcatactcataaatatatcaaaattacggggttattttctccgattgataaatatccccgtattatgggggttgttttctcatattaaaaaatttactccttctacgaggctgtttctcagacttgcaattacactacttttacgacgttattttctgagattcataaatatacacttttcacggggttattttcttatattgagaaatataccacttttacggagttgtattgtaacacccggaattttttttatatatttaataatgagtttttatttaagttaattttagctttatttttattgggtttaatttgaaatgatttaatgaaaaatttaatattaatcaaataaatgagttattttctatacccaattagtttgaaattttaagaaattattcaagtaaattatttgagaaatgattatattttggttattcaaaattttcccaaatgcatatttatataagtaaaattatatattgaaaattttggaagaaattataaaggatgtttttataaaagaattttgggaaaattggtattataattgattagtagtattaaattttaagttggaaattgattatttaatttaattatgtgttaggactaaattggaaatttattttggaataaggattgaaagtataatgttatttttatggggttttaatggaaatttgtgagcttggtattttgtaaataaatatgtcgatCGGGggtattttgtaattgtgtattttcaataattcggatttggctcaaattaaatagttaggggcttaattgaaaggctaaaaagaagttcgggggtcaaattggaattcgcaggatgaaattgtaagtaattaagaaagttgagggaccaaattgtaataaagaaaagtttaggggtcaaatgtcgagtattgaagggaaagaaatcgagGAGAGAGAaggtagagagagagagagtgcggccacgggaagagagagagggatCAGCAGCACGGTGGCGAGCCCGGGCGCTGAGGCGGCGTATACCGGTGGGCAATAGCGGCTCAGTAGCGTGAGGCGACGGGAATCGCTGTGGCGGCCAAGGCCGCTCCTACTGCTTCCCAGTCGAGTGGCGATCGGCCTCCCTGGCAAGGGCTCTCTTTTGGCAGCAAGAacgcctgtggtggccggagacggaagatccggtggagagagaaagtagggggcAGCCGTTTTCCCATGAGCTCCCatgaggatggatgatcggaggacggcaaatatacccctcttacgggattgttttctaatattgacaaatatacccctcttatggggttgttttctcgcaTTAGAAAATATTCCACATTTTTTGcggtgttttctcatgttgaaagatatatccctcttatggggttgttttgtaatattaatagatatactcctcttacggggttgttctctcatattaagaaatataccacttttttggggttgttttctcatgttgaaagatataaccctcttttagtgttgttttctaatattgtatCAGTTCACCCCTAGAACTGTGCCCTAGCATCATCTTGAAATTGCCCAAACTCCTTCCCGTGCTGCACAAACTCAGTATAGTGCTGCTACTGTAAATCACACACTCGATCTAATTGGTCAGCCAAAGCACTGATC is a genomic window of Ricinus communis isolate WT05 ecotype wild-type chromosome 2, ASM1957865v1, whole genome shotgun sequence containing:
- the LOC125369296 gene encoding junction-mediating and -regulatory protein-like, yielding MEARGIHCQEYVFLKVSSMRGVMRFGKKGKLAPRYVGPFEIVDRIGEVAYKLDLPPNFSHVHPVFHISMLRKYISDPSHVLQPQYVEVSEDLTYEEQPVMIVDTQVRQLRSKVIPMVKVLWRNHSFEECCFTDPMPPPPPPPSAPSSPPHPPTDAASEDVPQSDYQ